Within Apostichopus japonicus isolate 1M-3 chromosome 23, ASM3797524v1, whole genome shotgun sequence, the genomic segment GTACGCTTCGTTCATTTCTTTAAAAGGGTTCCGAAAAATTGATTCGAAACCTGAATTTACAAACTAAATGGCTTACTTTGGCATTCTTGCTCTACGCATTCAATCAGGGCATCCTCTCCGGTTGTAGTTTCGAACGCAAAATCAACGTCAGATTCATTTGACTTTCGTAGCTCGAAGCAAAGGTATCTAGCCTCCCCACACCCTAACTGATCCAGAGGGTATGGCTCTGTTTCAACATTCTCGAAAACTAACGGACCACCGTCTTCAAGAGAGGTCGAAGCCTTGGAAGGCGTTAAGACTTGGTGCATTACCGGGGTGACCTTTCTGGTTCCGAACGGGTCACTGCTGGCGTAGGTCGATAATCGCCATAGATTATTTCCTTCCAAATCACGTGATGATGGTATGACGTCAACAGTGACGTCACCTTTTATAGGACCTTTTTCTCCAGGTAATCTATCTCCGTCGCCATCTTCACCAGACCAGGTTAAAAACCTGGCTATGACTCCTAAAAAAATcggtaaataaataaataaataaaacaaagaatgaaaagagagtttaaaaaaggaaaaccGGAAGAAACGTATTTTTTATCCTCACGAATATTATATGTGAATATTTTGATAGCGTCGTTATAGTGATTTTTCATATAATTACGTAATAGTCCTAATTTTGTGGACGGTGCGTGACGTTTTGATACAATGTCCTATGTACAGAAGCAATTTCAAAAGAATTGTGTTGCAACGTTATATGATGTGTTTATATACTGCTGAAGTTACCAAGACCTATAAACCTCTCAGCATAACTTTAAAGAACGTGATGAATTAACGATTCACGATATTGTGTTCATTTCGTGAATATTGAAGTATTTGTTTTGCAActttaaaatcataaaatgttgGCAATGAATATATCTGGAACGTCTTGAATTAGCTCAGAGAAATgatatattttgacatttcaCGGAATAACTGAAATATGTCATGATGGTTTGTTATGGTATACCCCAGTAAGGAAACATAATTTTGTTATCATGTCTTTCCAATGACATTAAAACATGGGGTGTGACATTCCtggaagaaaatattattataatgttCTAACGCGGCAAGTAATAACAAGAGGAATAATGTTGCAAACCGCAAACCGTTGGTGCTTTCAGATTTACTCTCTACAAAGACATATCAAGGGGCGAATCCTAGATTCTAAAATGCAGGGGTGTGGCCCTGGGGTCGTTAAAGTCGACTCCCATGAAGAAGAatgggcccccccccccaaggtgaAATGTCTGAATTGGAATGTGTGCCCTCTGAGGCATATCTAGGCTATACTGTAACTTAGGCCTATAAGAAGGTCTACACGCAATGTTATGATAATAACCACTTTTATCTGTTTGTTCTCATGGTATTGAATAGAGGCAGTTTACAACCCCACCTCACCcaaccgcccctcccccccccccccggatccGTCCAATGGAATTGACGGGTGCATCTATACGGTTACCTTTGCAGATATTCTTGGTACTGGTGCAGTTAATAATCGGCTGGATCTCTGAATCCGGCAAGAATTCATAATTGATACTCGACCAGGGATTCTTCCGAATCTGATAGCAGATATAAGGGATTTCGCTACACTCGTGGTTACTTAAATCTGTCGCAAATTCCACTTCTGGGAAACCAATGTTTTCGTCTGCAATCAATTCTGTTCTTGCTTGAAGTTGGTTCAAGATCTGCATTTGTTCTAATATCCTGTTGCCTTCACCGTTGACGTTCGGGGAAAAGAATGTTGTAACTTCCCACAAATAATCACCAGCCACGTTAGTCGATTCGAGTTTATTCGTTATGGCGTCTAACGAGACGGTTATATCTTGGTCTTCAGTCCCCTCAAATATTCTTAAAGATGAAGGATGTGTTGCTTCTAATTCTTCAAAAACAGCCTCTGTTTTCAAagtgagaagaagaaaaagaaagagaaaagaagaaacagTCTTCAAAAGAATATTGATTGACAAAAGTACATTATGAGAGACTTTAATGCAGGTTGTGGATAAGAACgtagaaaaaaattatattgtaAAAAAATACACTTCAGCGTAATTAAGTGACCAACGTTTAGCAGTTTTGCGACGaaatatatgctagaaagtctaaTAATGGTCACCGAATATTTTAAGAATAATTTTACGGCCAAGCTGAAAGGATTTACTCCAATTTATTGAGATATCTTACAGTCAGTCAATGTTTAACAGTCTCCATCTATTCTGGGAATAATTTCGAGGCAAGGAACCGTCAGTTGCATTTGTGGCAAATGCTAGAATGCCAAAATGgtaactataatatatatatatatatatatatatatatatatatatatatatatatatattttgcctgacgatggagtggtgaccacttcgaaatatagcagtatgtcgttgttaaaaatattcgcttgtttatcttttatattatcagtatggaccactactatttttatatatatatatatataaatatatatatatatatatatctatatatatatatatatatatatatatatatatatatatatatatatatatatatatatatatttatatatatatatatatatatatacatgaacgAATAGACCGTGGATAGACGAAACTTACTTGCTTCGCAGAGTTTTCTCTTACAACTGATGAGAGACTTGACGTCATCGCCTCGTTTGTCCTGAATAATTATGACGTAATCTGGGTCAGGGTTGGTGTTCTTTTCAAATTCGAGACACACGTAGTTGACGTCATCGACACATCCAATGGTGCCGATTTCAAACTGAGTCACCAATTCTCCGAATTTTAACGGTTTTCTGTCCTCTATTGGCAAGGCTATTCTCTCGTCTGTGAGTAACTGATAAACTTCATCGAATTTTGGTCCGACGCCGTACTCTGAGTTTGAACCATAAAGCCCTAATCGCCATAACCGAGTACCATTGACATCTCGAGTGTCGTTTCGTAGCTTCGTCGTTACATCGAGAGTTGTCGGTGTCCTCCGACCTGGTGCCGAGTCAATCGACTCGATTGTCCAGTCAAGTTTTTTAGGAGTTACGGCTGCAATGGAGGATGTGTATAAGGAGAGTTTTTAGCGAAGAATTCACGGTGACGAATTAGTATTCATCCTGTATCTATTTTGTTTAGATTCAATAAAACCTTACACACCCCTCCCTCGCCCCCTCCCATGCACCTCAATATCTTCTACATTTTCCTAAACATACACCCATCTACAATCCAGTTCGTTGGGTGGGGAAGAGGGGAAGGAACTGGCAGATATACGGAGggcacaacccccccccccccccccccatggctacgccactgctcatTACTGTACTCCTACCAAATTCGTACTTTCATAGTGCACGTGCGTCCATCCATGGCAATGGGAAGCGTTTCATAgtttcacattttattttttttcctactTTATTCCAATGACATATTTGAAACATTGCCACTAACGTATTAAATAGGTCTACAATAAATGTTTGTAAATGTTGATCTCAAGACATCGGTGATAAAGAGAGGAATGGAATACTTTGCTTACATCTCGATAACCCTCCAATATCCCCCTCCTAAGCTCACCCGTttagcccccctcccctccctctccccctctatCAACCCCAACAATCGACTCAttgtgaagaaaaaataaaagacaaatgTAACTGTGAAAAAAACACCTTTGCATACAAGCTCCTGGCAGTTCAACACGTATTTCTTCCCAGAAtctgtatggaacgcgaaatcGGCATCCGATCTTGAGGCCTTCTGGAATCTGTAGCAAAGAAATTTGAACTTTCCGCACCCCATCCGATCTACTTGGAACGGAggcgtttcaagattatagaaacGTAGAACTCCATCTTCCGGTACCGGTAGTCTTGACTGCTCCTCAGTAAGGATTTGGTCGAAATAGGGTAACAGGATATCGTCCGAACCGGCAGATTTTGTGCTACTCGCAAAAACGGACATCTGCCAAAGATTGTTACCGGTAAGATTGTTCAAGACGGTTTCTACGTCAATAGATGCGTTCGATACGATGCTTTGAACTGTTTCCAACGGACCATCGACAAAGTCAGGTATCTCGCCTGCCCAGTTGAGATTCTTGGCGATCACACCTAAAGAAATGGAAACGATATCAAAACCAGAATTAGTCTTGGAAAGTCACAATATagctatttttgttttgtttaaagacGGGTTCGCGGACAAGAAATCGGCGGCGCTGTTTGTCACTCACCGAAAAGGAGTTGTGCCAGTCACAAAAACCCAGATGTCAATTAAAGTACACACGGGTATATACTAGTACACCAAGTTCTGAAGTTACAACACTGTACTTGTGCGTGTGTGGGGCTCCGACACCCATAAGGTATACACACGTCATTATATATGATCACAACTGAAGTCTCGAGTTTTAAATTCGAAAACTTGGGAATGCTTGCTGTATACAATTAATGACAACACGTATATTCACGCAGGCTAAGACTGAAAcgtttaatatttcaaaaaaaattggaaaccaTTATCTTGCCACATCGCATAATAACTAATAATTTATGCTAAGATCAAGTATGAATTAAGTCTCTAAAAACTATCACCAATGTTTTATCCACTGTCCCTTCTTCGAATTTAACGCGGTAAAAGGAACACAGCCTAAATCCAAGTAGCATGGAGTTTAGTTAgtatgttgttttttctttttgacgTCAAAGGACCATTGAGATCCATAGAACAAAATCAGACGTCTGTGTACTCACTGAGGTTGATCCACGTACAAAGTACGAACTTCATTTAACCTTTTCTTTCGTTGAGTAACAGTGTTAAACAGTAGACCTATACACCAAATAATAGTGGAGTTGTTTCTGTTCACTACGGTGGACCTGTATTCTAAAGATGATGTTCATACAAGCTTTACTCAAGGTGTTCTCAGGTTAAGAAGGCGTGTTTTTTTGGTTAGATGTTAACGTCTAGTTACCtcagttgacctttgacatctatGAAGAACAATAGTGATCTTGTTCTCACCTATATATAGTCTAGTTAAGACCCTAATATGAACAGCCTatgtgtacctttctttttcacaaagctattttcccgtatctatttgctgtactgcccagagaacgccccggcaacgctttcgattgatactagtttgtatcggacagatcctcgggcatgttaAATACAGTGGGTAGGCACATTCGTCATAGGCAgaaaacggactctgaggcatgtacagtttttcacgcgagaaaaagagttttacaaacgacttggccatgACTTTAGTTCTCACCAAGATGAATCCACATACGTACACacctacacacatacacacacacacacacacacgcatacattaTTAGTTATATGATtattttcaaacatgttttggGGGGACCTGACAACGTATAATATTTTTCGATATACAATTCGAAGTCATGGGAGGTGAAAGTGTTTCTTTGTTGTCCAATATAACGAGTCAAGCAAAAGTGTCATGCTTTTAAATCAATAACTTGAATTCAATTGTGCTactctttcttttgtaatatCAATTTCATTAATGTGatcgataaattgaatttttcATTCAGTTGTTGACTGATCTATACATGGGTTTTATACCTGATCGTATGAACTCGTTACTTGATTAATTGCAATTGATATTTTCGGAGTACTTATTATATAGACTCATATAGTAATGGTCGATTGATCAATAAGCTTATATACCAAATTTATCGATTTAATCGATAAATAAACCATCAGTTCTTATATCGCAAGCACTTACCACGACATATGTTGGTCATATTAAGACATCCAACAAAGGGAACCTGTTCGGGATTGGTCCCAAAAGTGTAGTCTATGCTTGTCGATGGATTCTTTCGAAGTTCTACGCACATAAAGGGTATATCTGCGCATGTCTGGTCTCTGAGGTCGACCTCaaacatgacgtcatcgaggCATAGGTCTGCGTCTTTCTCGAGCGGTACCATTTGTGCCGTAGGGGTTAGTATGTCCGTTTGCTCGTCGATTCGAGTTCCGGAACCATCTTCGGATTGGCTAAAGAATATGTCCATATCCCAGAGACGAGTTCCCAAGACGTTAGTAGACAACAATTTATCGCTGATCGCCGTAACGTTTAGTTTCACTCTCTGCGCAGGTGTCTTTTCCAAAAGATTCTGTGGCGAAACTATTACAGGAATAAGCTTTTCGAAGATTGCTTCTGCATAAAAGAAAAGgatgattatatatataggccgGTCGATGGTAACATCGGGAAATCAATcgaaaatgttaaaacaattCATTTCGGCGATATTTGATGACCTATTTTGGTTAAATGAAACGTAAAATGTCCGCacaacatttgaaaatattataagTACCGGTTGACATTAAAATTCAATACACTAAATACGTATGGAGATAGCTCCACATTCATAAAATGTTATGGATTTATAATTTAAACATGTATGGATTTTATTACCaattaatacataaatgttGCTTAATCTTTTACTCCTTTGTTATAACAAAATTCCTTAACTATGAACTTCATTGTTATAccaatattatttatatatatatatatatatatatatatatatatatatatatatttgagggTATACAAGACATATAAAAGCGTTTCAGGAATAGAAGAAGAGTAATCATCTTATCAAGCTATATCTTTGTTTGAGGCAATTGACTGGGTTTTTTTGTGACCGAGTTGTATAGAAAATGAAGCGTGACCTACATTCTCAGGAAGTTTTCAGATCAATGACTCCAAAACCTTTTCTGACAGAATAATACCGGTAACGTGAATTGGTTGTAAACCCTTTACTTTATTTACGACGACTTTATCCCCATATCCGGTAATATTGGAGAATTTATAGGCAATAGCATGCTATATATAAAACGTGACTTGTACAATAAACTACTATTAAGAAGACTCTTCTTGGTAAATATGCggtcattcatatatatatatatatatatatatatatatatatatatatatatatatatgtgtatatatatatatatatatatatatatatatatatgtatgtatatatatatatgtgtgtatatatatatatatatatatatatatatatatatatatatatatgtatatatatatatatatatatatatatatatatgtgtgtgtgtgtgtatattaatatatttatgtgaAGCTGCATGTTGATTCATTCTTCGAAATGTGTGATATATTTGGACTTTTACTGATCTATCAATTACTGTTATAATGTACACATTATTTCAAAGACGAAATGTAAGGAATTTTCAGAATATTATTTTCCCTGTGGAGAAATGATGAAACATTATAAAAAGAGAAAGTAAACATTTCCAACTCAATTGTCATGATTTCATCAGTCACTTTGCCAGATGCATGCACAAAATACTatataaattaaagaaaacgtttgatttttttttttaatattttcaccCACGCAGTATAATACTATAAGGATTTGAAATTATTGACCTGAACGTACGGTTAAGTTAAGCAAATGAAATTCATCCACCGAATGAAATCCCTTTAACGTTAAAGTTTGCACTTACTTGCACCACATCTTCGTTGTTTACACTTGATTATTGATCTCTCTGATGTCAATTCTCGGTCCGGCCCAGAGATTTGAAACGTATATTCAGGACTCGGGTTATCTGCCTTTGTGAACTCTACACAGACATGTGACGCTTCCGGTATGCACCCAGTGATACCAAGATCGAATTTGGTCATAAGGCCCCGGAATTCCAAAGGTTTGGCTTTCTTGAGGGTACGTCCGTCTTCTTTTGGACCAAGAATTTGGTCCACCTGACCATATCTTCTTCCGGTACCCTCTTCATTACTGCTACCAAAGAGGGAGGCTTTCCACAAAGTGTCCCCTTTCAAGTCCCTCGTGTCATCACGAAAGAACACGTCTAGAGTTATCGTGACGTCGTCGAGTTCCCCTGGTATCGCCTTCTCTGCACCGATTGTCCATGTAAGGTCCTTTACGACGACACCTTAgagtaaacaataacaaaaaaccAAAAGGATCCAACACAAGAGTGCTTTGTTACTTACACTCGAGTATTCTGttagtaataatgataataatcttTTCATAATCAGCAGTTACTTTTACGACACTTAAGCGACCGCAAATGTgagagaaacccgcaagggcttatggattacaacttaaacgtcgggtggcttccaatccCACATTTTAACTAAAAATTTGCcaacttttcaatttagaaagtcatttcggatggggaaaaccgtagattgctcttggatgaaaaacccaccttactacgacccggccggggatcgaaccccAAACCTTACGATTGCTAAGccttcattgcttcaaatgccacccctttatccactcggccacatcaACGGTCAATGGATATATTGAAGTGCATCGCAAAATAAAAGAATGTAAAATGGAAAGATTGCCCAAAATTGATAGATTGAACAAGAGTGAATTTCTCTCTGATCACCGTTTGTCATtgatttgaaggaaaaaattcAATCGAATTTATGATTGGAAATAGGAAACTGTGTCACTAAGCCTCTGACATCTTCACAAAGTGTCAGCCACTTTTAGCTCTCATAACATGTTTTAGGTTCTTGCCAACAACTTCATGGGGGGCGGGCGGGTGAGGGGGGTAACGTGTTTATGGTAAACATTCCCGTTCACGTGTCTTTTTTATTCAGATATTTGAGTTTTCGTTCACTTGAAATGATATCGTATGTGATTCTATAGTTTATTCAAATCAATATTTTCTGTCCAAATGTAGCATTAGTATGATTTCCCAATAATAGGTTTTCCTCATCATTTGTGCTCTGATATCTTCATTGAAGagagaaatgttttctttttttataaaaacGTTCACTTTTTTTAAGACTCGGTAATCCTCCCTGATATCCTCTGCTCATCTAAGCCACATATGTAACCCTGAAATGTGACACATTGCTTTTCTCTTTCACTCTaaattgtgggaccaaaaaTAAGAAGCAATAATATCAGTGATGAAAAATTGGCCGTGAACTTACCTACGCAGAGAGGCAAAAGTGAGCAGGAAATAAGCCGATATTCTTCATCACTTTGCGGCGCAAACGTAAAATGGAGATTAAATTGTGGGGTAGCGTCATCTGCGATTGTGAAGTTTACGCAGAGATATATAAAGTCCTCACAAAGAACGTCGTCTGTATTCAGCGAGACCATGGTCAAGTTGTTAAATTCAAATGGGGGATATTTTGGTTTCAAGAAAACCTGATCTTGCTGTTCATCGCTCAGAATATTGTCCACGAATGAATGTTTTTCTCCCGAACCATCAAATTGTCTGCTTATCCAAGAACTAAGTTTCCACAAATTTTCTCCGTAAATTTGCCGCGACGTTTCTCCCTTTTGGACTAAAATGCTGACATCTAACTCAAACTCTTGATCTTCGCCTTCAACAATGACGTTATCGGAGGAGATTAGATTCTCGACTCTTGCTACCGTCATTtctgtaaaaataataataataataataataataataataataataataataataataataataataataataataataataataataataatgatgatgatgatgatgatgatgatgatgatgatgatgatgatgatgatgacgatgatgatgatgatgacgatgatgacgatgatgacgatgatgacgatgatgacgatgatgacgatgatgacgatgatgacgatgatgacgatgatgacgatgatgacgatgatgacgatgatgacgatgatgacgatgatgacgatgatgacgatgatgacggtGATGACGGTGGTGACGATGGTGACGGTGGTGACGATGGTGACGATGGTGACGATGGTGACGATGGTGACGATGGTGACGATGGTGACGATGGTGACGATGGTGACGATGGTGACGATGGTGACGATGGTGACGATGGTGACGATGGTGACGATGGTGACGATGGTGACGATGGTGACGATGGTGAcgatggtgacgatgatgacgagGATGACGAGGATGACGAGGATGACGAGGATGACGAGGATGACGAGGATGACGAGGATGACGaggatgacgacgatgacgacgatgacgacgatgacgacgatgacgacgatgacgacgatgacgacgatgacgacgacgacgatgacgacgatgacgacgacgatgacgacgatgacgacgatgacgacgatgacgacgatgacgacgatgatgacgatgatgacgatgatgacgatgatgacgatgatgacgatgatgacgatgatgacgatgatgacgatgatgacgatgatgacgatgaaaGCAGACCCTTATAAATAATGGGATAATGTATATACGTATTTTATGTGAtatcaaaatattcaaatttcgGGAGAGAAAGACAGagatatatatacttacttggTAGACATTTCCTACAGCAATGCCCTGCTACTTTGATCTGTTCGTCTTGATCGCACGGAGGGTTACAACTCTCGTAAACGCAGTTTGTAGTACCGTTGTTGCAATGACAATAGGAACATTCATCTTGTATCCAAGTTTGCGCATGCAAGAACGGTGTGTTATTATAGATGCAAATAGTACGATCATTAGGGTCCTCTGGATCTACAAAAAGAGACAAATAagattattacaaaaaaaagataactGAATGCGACATTATTCAATAGGAAAATAATACAATCCCACAAAGTGaagagcattgtggtcaagtggttaatgCAGTAGgctggtgatctaaggattacaggttcgagccctggccagatcatttcgttgtgtccttgggcaaggcactttatctccattgcctctcatcttcacccaggtgtataaatggggacttgcgaggtaacttgaaaatatatttgCGTGCGCCGTTTtctggctgcaccctatgggaagtcccccgggggacacgtggttgtggtgcactgtggtgccccaggagagattgattgaattgcgcacactttggtgtgtaggtgtgacaagttaccaatgaccaaggctaatagCGTCTTTGAACAGtttctgttgattttggcgctatataaatgtcttctgattgattgattaattgattgattgaaagtCAAGTGCGGGGCCTCCGGGAACAGATGCAGAGAGGTCGTACCAGCTTTATATTACTGGTTGTGCCTATGTCAAGTAAGAAGGGGTGGACTGAATGACTGACTGTCTGACTCactgactgactcactgactcactgactgactgactgactgactgactgactgactggctgactgactgactgactggtTGACTCACTGAGTGACTCACTGACTGACCGACTGACCGACCGACCCACCGACTCACCGAAACCGCCGACTCACCGATACTGCCGACTCGCCGACTCACTCACTGACACACTCAATCACGTACTCACTCACTCCCTCCCTcgctgactgactgactgactgactgactgactgactg encodes:
- the LOC139964589 gene encoding uncharacterized protein gives rise to the protein MSFAAHKPLAYLAGFIFLFCLSQVHSATPQDINEFPLPSYVDPNPEDPNDRTICIYNNTPFLHAQTWIQDECSYCHCNNGTTNCVYESCNPPCDQDEQIKVAGHCCRKCLPKMTVARVENLISSDNVIVEGEDQEFELDVSILVQKGETSRQIYGENLWKLSSWISRQFDGSGEKHSFVDNILSDEQQDQVFLKPKYPPFEFNNLTMVSLNTDDVLCEDFIYLCVNFTIADDATPQFNLHFTFAPQSDEEYRLISCSLLPLCVGVVVKDLTWTIGAEKAIPGELDDVTITLDVFFRDDTRDLKGDTLWKASLFGSSNEEGTGRRYGQVDQILGPKEDGRTLKKAKPLEFRGLMTKFDLGITGCIPEASHVCVEFTKADNPSPEYTFQISGPDRELTSERSIIKCKQRRCGAKAIFEKLIPVIVSPQNLLEKTPAQRVKLNVTAISDKLLSTNVLGTRLWDMDIFFSQSEDGSGTRIDEQTDILTPTAQMVPLEKDADLCLDDVMFEVDLRDQTCADIPFMCVELRKNPSTSIDYTFGTNPEQVPFVGCLNMTNICRGVIAKNLNWAGEIPDFVDGPLETVQSIVSNASIDVETVLNNLTGNNLWQMSVFASSTKSAGSDDILLPYFDQILTEEQSRLPVPEDGVLRFYNLETPPFQVDRMGCGKFKFLCYRFQKASRSDADFAFHTDSGKKYVLNCQELVCKAVTPKKLDWTIESIDSAPGRRTPTTLDVTTKLRNDTRDVNGTRLWRLGLYGSNSEYGVGPKFDEVYQLLTDERIALPIEDRKPLKFGELVTQFEIGTIGCVDDVNYVCLEFEKNTNPDPDYVIIIQDKRGDDVKSLISCKRKLCEAKAVFEELEATHPSSLRIFEGTEDQDITVSLDAITNKLESTNVAGDYLWEVTTFFSPNVNGEGNRILEQMQILNQLQARTELIADENIGFPEVEFATDLSNHECSEIPYICYQIRKNPWSSINYEFLPDSEIQPIINCTSTKNICKGVIARFLTWSGEDGDGDRLPGEKGPIKGDVTVDVIPSSRDLEGNNLWRLSTYASSDPFGTRKVTPVMHQVLTPSKASTSLEDGGPLVFENVETEPYPLDQLGCGEARYLCFELRKSNESDVDFAFETTTGEDALIECVEQECQSVFLTNMNWTLTEDDPVPGQKSLVNLDIETNFQNRSRAVFGDDLWQVRLFASNLSAGDGERIGETNRVLSYYQAGQIIEQPESTILFEGADVYFDIGSVGCKDYVYVCVEFRKGEDPSTNFTMIVVENDELTTKTSLHSCKERVCSSKVTFEDLNIDVKTDKLIEGVPDQDIEFDVEGIPDILKSTNVGGENLWNLKAYISSDEDGRDQVGATLTDIISDKQKNQPFLVGDDFSFDDLSLELDLADRLCHEVPFLCFELEKDPAASINYAFETIPKEEPMRKCVPLEPICEGITVDDFDWTMDDEGVLPNAPIPITTNVSVSFLPVERNLTGNDLWKVNFFTSANEDGSSPQGPQFEQILSPSQASRDLSPGDDTLFIEDVEIPPINLFQLSCGPTPYLCMQLSKYENSSTKFSLETTTREKSKVKCIEQECALAVHPKDLLWTSEQSPPTPKIKTPVNFNVSIDFDNSSTPLQGEGLWRVGIFGSNSESGTGRRFKEVENILPPGKSNTSFSPDKPFLIDDISTKFDIGSIGCYKGVTHLCLEFSRGRSPSPSYSFIGPRDGEDSLISCQEQSCISRVEFDDLIPVVHGPDMIVEHTSQQTVNVSLLGITDKDRTTLVLGDDLWNVNSYFSKQPDGIGKRFDEKRRILDDIKEGKDLPRDEDLLLDFIDVDINLQGRTCNQVPYMCFELEKNKIASIKYEFEESITRCIDISDRCTGAVFNELDFDVDIPDDLPVGEKKTLKVDAVVSLAPYSPGIAGNGLWKVSVFPSADDNGSKRKGPFTEQLLMDYQAGTILPPGGPLVIRDVLTDGLDVKSLGCSKFKYLCMEFSMGDSPQPRYTFKTKNDDPSLISCKSLDCEGM